A single region of the Melospiza georgiana isolate bMelGeo1 chromosome 7, bMelGeo1.pri, whole genome shotgun sequence genome encodes:
- the TFPI gene encoding tissue factor pathway inhibitor isoform X1 — translation MKGRKKGRSSPSPLILLLFCIAGHATAELDGSKEEHVVGAGLPPLKLVHSFCAMKADEGPCKAIHIRYFFSIKSRKCEVFEYGGCHGNENNFLTLEECQEKCVPKEFPQKMALAKNKKALFLGQPDFCFHAQEPGVCRGYFTRYFYNKETKLCEKFKYGGCLGNQNNFRSLEECQKTCEDNSVTAEDHPSTVNSSSPAAEHPSTVNSSSPAAEHPSTVNSSSPAAEHPSTVNSSSPAEAPSQSPGIFGNSLPAAPNEESNTLNSSSPKEEPNQFPIFFEPPAIPSLCLTPMDRGLCRAKELRFFYNFSTGRCRPFSYSGCGGNENNFVSRKSCLRICRKGFNKKIGERRLIRIKKKRKKQPVKALDLEIMPEAMQL, via the exons ATGAAGGGAAGAAAGAAGGGACGTTCCTCACCTTCACCCTTGATCTTGCTGCTCTTCTGTATCGCCGGGCATGCAACTGCTGAGCTGGATGGCAGCAAAGAAGAGCATGTTGTGG GTGCTGGTTTGCCTCCACTGAAGCTGGTGCACTCCTTCTGTGCCATGAAAGCAGACGAAGGCCCGTGCAAAGCCATCCACATCCGATATTTCTTCAGCATCAAGAGCCGCAAGTGCGAGGTGTTTGAGTATGGTGGATGCCATGGCAATGAGAACAACTTCCTGACGCTGGAGGAATGCCAGGAGAAGTGTGTGCCAAAAG AATTTCCTCAGAAGATGGCATTAGCAAAAAATAAGAAAG CATTGTTTCTAGGACAGCCTGACTTCTGCTTCCACGCCCAAGAGCCCGGGGTGTGCCGAGGGTATTTTACCAGGTACTTCTACAACAAAGAGACAAAATTGTGTGAGAAATTCAAGTATGGTGGGTGCCTAGGAAACCAGAACAACTTCAGGAGTTTGGAGGAGTGCCAGAAAACCTGCGAAGACAACT CTGTTACAGCTGAAGATCATCCCAGCACTGTgaacagcagctccccagccgcagagcatcccagcactgtgaacagcagctccccagcagcagagcatcccagcactgtgaacagcagctccccagcagcagagcatcccagcactgtgaacagcagctccccagcagaaGCACCCAGCCAGTCTCCTGGGATTTTTG gtaATTCACTGCCAGCTGCTCCAAATGAGGAGTCCAACACCCTGAACAGCAGTTCCCCAAAGGAGGAGCCCAACCAGTTCCCCATTTTTTTTG AACCCCCTGCCATCCCTTCCTTGTGCCTGACCCCCATGGACAGAGGGCTTTGCAGAGCCAAAGAATTGAGATTTTTCTACAACTTCTCCACTGGAAGGTGTCGCCCGTTCAGCTACAGCGGCTGTGGTGGGAACGAGAATAATTTCGTCTCCAGGAAGTCGTGCCTGAGGATCTGCAGGAAAG GATTCAATAAGAAAATAGGTGAAAGAAGACTAATAAgaatcaagaaaaaaagaaagaaacagccAGTAAAGGCCCTGGACCTGGAAATCATGCCTGAAGCAATGCAACTTTGA
- the TFPI gene encoding tissue factor pathway inhibitor isoform X2, giving the protein MKGRKKGRSSPSPLILLLFCIAGHATAELDGSKEEHVVGAGLPPLKLVHSFCAMKADEGPCKAIHIRYFFSIKSRKCEVFEYGGCHGNENNFLTLEECQEKCVPKEFPQKMALAKNKKGQPDFCFHAQEPGVCRGYFTRYFYNKETKLCEKFKYGGCLGNQNNFRSLEECQKTCEDNSVTAEDHPSTVNSSSPAAEHPSTVNSSSPAAEHPSTVNSSSPAAEHPSTVNSSSPAEAPSQSPGIFGNSLPAAPNEESNTLNSSSPKEEPNQFPIFFEPPAIPSLCLTPMDRGLCRAKELRFFYNFSTGRCRPFSYSGCGGNENNFVSRKSCLRICRKGFNKKIGERRLIRIKKKRKKQPVKALDLEIMPEAMQL; this is encoded by the exons ATGAAGGGAAGAAAGAAGGGACGTTCCTCACCTTCACCCTTGATCTTGCTGCTCTTCTGTATCGCCGGGCATGCAACTGCTGAGCTGGATGGCAGCAAAGAAGAGCATGTTGTGG GTGCTGGTTTGCCTCCACTGAAGCTGGTGCACTCCTTCTGTGCCATGAAAGCAGACGAAGGCCCGTGCAAAGCCATCCACATCCGATATTTCTTCAGCATCAAGAGCCGCAAGTGCGAGGTGTTTGAGTATGGTGGATGCCATGGCAATGAGAACAACTTCCTGACGCTGGAGGAATGCCAGGAGAAGTGTGTGCCAAAAG AATTTCCTCAGAAGATGGCATTAGCAAAAAATAAGAAAG GACAGCCTGACTTCTGCTTCCACGCCCAAGAGCCCGGGGTGTGCCGAGGGTATTTTACCAGGTACTTCTACAACAAAGAGACAAAATTGTGTGAGAAATTCAAGTATGGTGGGTGCCTAGGAAACCAGAACAACTTCAGGAGTTTGGAGGAGTGCCAGAAAACCTGCGAAGACAACT CTGTTACAGCTGAAGATCATCCCAGCACTGTgaacagcagctccccagccgcagagcatcccagcactgtgaacagcagctccccagcagcagagcatcccagcactgtgaacagcagctccccagcagcagagcatcccagcactgtgaacagcagctccccagcagaaGCACCCAGCCAGTCTCCTGGGATTTTTG gtaATTCACTGCCAGCTGCTCCAAATGAGGAGTCCAACACCCTGAACAGCAGTTCCCCAAAGGAGGAGCCCAACCAGTTCCCCATTTTTTTTG AACCCCCTGCCATCCCTTCCTTGTGCCTGACCCCCATGGACAGAGGGCTTTGCAGAGCCAAAGAATTGAGATTTTTCTACAACTTCTCCACTGGAAGGTGTCGCCCGTTCAGCTACAGCGGCTGTGGTGGGAACGAGAATAATTTCGTCTCCAGGAAGTCGTGCCTGAGGATCTGCAGGAAAG GATTCAATAAGAAAATAGGTGAAAGAAGACTAATAAgaatcaagaaaaaaagaaagaaacagccAGTAAAGGCCCTGGACCTGGAAATCATGCCTGAAGCAATGCAACTTTGA